One part of the Quercus lobata isolate SW786 chromosome 7, ValleyOak3.0 Primary Assembly, whole genome shotgun sequence genome encodes these proteins:
- the LOC115953139 gene encoding putative pentatricopeptide repeat-containing protein At3g01580, with amino-acid sequence MEPLAVERFIREEQSKRRCSLCLFYSFHHQSDNNKNTPLFVQSINFNIPSLLRHVFHPLRLSFLPSQLPLLLLRTHHLNTHSSSSSSSRLLHSCKDLQTLKQAHASLVVSKGFLPISVASTLMSFYAQFHDLHSVIRVFNTLEEPHTIAWNLIMKSHLDSGLFYSALLLYKTMRRLGVAHDSFTFPIVNQAVSSLQSDVMYGEMVHCVSTKMGFGFDVYFCNTMIEVYLKCGCVDYARKLFDAMSQRDLVSWTSMISGYVGEGSVGSAFILFQEMMVKSEPNSVTLMAMLQACCAIESLIYGMQLHGYAMKSGLAIDGSVQNSILKMYTRTGSVEEVEIFFSKIDRKDEVSWNILISYYAMEGDIEKLVNIFSEMRGSAAISIETLTLLISAFAKCRDLFQGEKIHCLTIKTGFCDEILLTCLLDFYAKCGEIEISAQLYREIPNRNIVMFGAMMLGFIQNGYIKDAINLFHQMQAANFEPGAEILRSILDAYTYLGALQLGKAIHGFFIRNLSYRSMEETTHMETSILNMYIRCGNISSARACFHNILVKDLVTWTTMIEGFGCHGLGLEALELFGLMLGERIKPNCITFLSLLSACGHSGLVREGCEVYNSMKWIYGIQPDLDHYTCMVDLLGRYGKLKEALSIIVKMVIFPDSRIWGALLAACRIYEDMKLGEYTAQRLLELEPGNIGYHTLLSNVQACVGQWDEVEEVRRVMNEKDLKKKPGWSCVEANGMIHGFVSADRSHHQVEKIYEILGSLSRMMLEFV; translated from the exons ATGG agcCGTTAGCCGTGGAAAGATTTATCCGCGAAGAGCAGAGCAAACGACGGTGTAGTCTCTGTCTCTTTTATTCATTTCACCATCAATCAGACAATAACAAGAACACACCTTTGTTTGTTCAATCTATAAACTTCAATATTCCTTCGCTTCTCCGTCATGTCTTTCATCCTCTTCGCCTCTCCTTTCTCCCTTCAcaacttcctcttcttcttcttcgcaCCCATCACCTAAAtactcattcttcttcttcttcttcttctcggcTATTACATTCATGCAAGGACCTTCAAACTCTGAAACAAGCCCATGCTTCTCTCGTTGTCTCTAAAGGTTTCCTACCCATCTCTGTTGCCTCAACTCTCATGAGCTTCTACGCCCAGTTCCATGACCTTCACAGCGTCATTCGTGTATTTAATACCTTAGAAGAACCCCATACTATTGCATGGAATTTGATCATGAAGTCTCATCTTGATTCGGGTCTTTTTTATTCGGCTTTGTTGTTATATAAAACAATGAGACGTCTGGGTGTTGCCCATGATAGTTTCACGTTTCCAATAGTAAACCAAGCTGTTTCATCGCTTCAGAGTGATGTAATGTATGGAGAGATGGTCCATTGTGTCTCAACGAAAATGGGGTTTGGATTTGATGTTTATTTTTGCAATACCATGATTGAGGTTTACTTGAAATGTGGGTGTGTAGATTATGCCCgtaaactgtttgatgctatgTCACAGAGAGATTTGGTTTCTTGGACGTCAATGATTTCAGGGTATGTTGGTGAGGGAAGTGTTGGTAGCGCTTTCATTTTGTTCCAGGAAATGATGGTAAAGTCTGAACCCAATTCGGTGACTTTGATGGCAATGTTGCAGGCTTGTTGTGCCATTGAAAGTTTGATCTATGGGATGCAACTTCATGGTTATGCAATGAAGAGTGGGTTAGCAATAGATGGGTCAgtacaaaattcaattttaaaaatgtatactAGGACAGGTAGTGTTGAAGAAGTTGAAATATTTTTCAGCAAGATTGACAGAAAGGATGAGGTTTCCTGGAATATTCTGATTTCCTATTATGCCATGGAAGGGGATATTGAAAAGTTAGTGaatatttttagtgaaatgCGGGGTAGTGCTGCAATCAGCATTGAGACTTTAACATTACTTATATCAGCATTTGCGAAGTGTAGAGATCTTTTTCAAGGAGAAAAGATACATTGTTTAACCATTAAAACTGGTTTTTGTGATGAAATTTTGCTCACTTGTTTGTTAGACTTTTATGCAAAGTGTGGGGAAATAGAGATATCAGCTCAGTTGTATAGAGAAATTCCAAATAGAAACATTGTTATGTTTGGTGCTATGATGTTGGGATTCATACAAAATGGATATATAAAGGATGCCATAAATTTGTTCCATCAAATGCAAGCTGCAAATTTTGAGCCTGGGGCTGAGATTTTGAGAAGCATTCTTGATGCATATACTTATCTGGGAGCACTGCAATTGGGTAAGGCAATCCATGGCTTCTTTATAAGAAATTTGTCTTACAGATCTATGGAGGAAACCACACACATGGAAACCTCCATCTTAAACATGTACATAAGATGTGGAAATATTTCTTCTGCTAGAGCATGTTTTCATAATATATTGGTCAAAGATTTAGTAACCTGGACAACAATGATTGAAGGCTTTGGATGCCATGGGCTTGGTCTTGAAGCCCTAGAACTTTTTGGTCTAATGCTTGGGGAAAGAATAAAACCAAACTGTATCACCTTCTTGAGCTTACTGTCTGCTTGTGGCCACTCTGGTCTTGTTAGAGAAGGGTGTGAAGTTTATAATTCAATGAAATGGATATATGGTATTCAACCTGATTTGGATCATTACACTTGCATGGTGGATCTTTTGGGTCGATATGGAAAGCTTAAAGAGGCCTTATCTATAATAGTGAAAATGGTGATTTTTCCTGATAGTAGGATATGGGGTGCTCTTCTTGCGGCTTGTAGAATTTATGAAGACATGAAACTTGGGGAATATACAGCACAAAGGCTTTTGGAATTGGAACCTGGTAATATTGGGTATCATACTTTGTTGAGTAATGTACAAGCATGTGTTGGACAATGGGATGAAGTTGAAGAAGTAAGGAGAGTAATGAATGAAAAGGATCTGAAGAAGAAACCAGGGTGGAGCTGCGTCGAGGCTAATGGGATGATCCATGGTTTTGTTTCTGCAGATAGATCACACCATCAAGTGGAGAagatttacgaaattttggggAGTTTAAGTAGGATGATGCTGGAATTTGTATAG
- the LOC115952928 gene encoding probable methyltransferase PMT7 has translation MSGFALGSAFDSKSGLMIMVALLLMVGTFYAGTLFGNNGPIYVSELPSNSSSSSSPSSFSTGISTFTNKVALTYRKTPLLIPETGMNVCPLTFNEYIPCHDVSYIKSLLPNLDVSRKEELERHCPPLEKRLFCLIPPPEDYKIPIQWPTSRDFVWRSNVNHTRLAEVKGGQNWVHEKNQLWWFPGGGTHFKHGAPEYIQRVGNMTTSETGDLRSAGVVQVLDVGCGVASFSAYLLPLDIQTMSFAPKDGHENQIQFALERGIGTMISALATKQLPYPSSSFEMVHCSRCRVDWHENDGILLKEVNRLLRSNGYFVYSAPPAYRKDKDYPLIWNKLVNLTSAMCWKLIARKVQTAIWVKQENQACLLDNAEQKLLNICDAVNDSKPSWNTPMRNCIQVISGQTNIQKLHTRAERLSVYSQSLSKIDINEKEFSSDTLFWQDQVSLYWRLMNISKTEIRNVMDMNAFCGGFAVALNTLPVWVMNIVPVSTKNTLSAIYDRGLIGAFHDWCEPFSTYPRTYDLLHADHLFSLYNNKVEGCLLEDIMLEMDRMIRPQGFIIIRDVESIASRIQDLAPKFLWEVTSHMAKNKESNAETVLLCRKKFWAIV, from the exons ATGAGTGGCTTTGCGCTGGGTTCAGCGTTTGATTCCAAATCGGGTCTAATGATAATGGTGGCTCTGCTTTTAATGGTTGGGACCTTCTATGCTGGCACCCTCTTTGGCAACAATGGCCCCATCTATGTCTCCGAGCTCCCttccaattcttcttcttcttcttctccttcttccttttcCACTG GTATTTCTACATTTACAAACAAGGTTGCTCTTACTTATAGAAAAACACCACTTTTGATCCCTGAAACTGGAATGAATGTGTGCCCATTAACATTCAATGAATATATTCCTTGCCATGATGTTTCTTACATTAAGAGTTTGCTGCCCAACTTGGATGTTTCTAGAAAAGAAGAGCTAGAGAGGCATTGCCCTCCACTTGAGAAACGATTATTTTGCTTGATTCCACCTCCAGAAGATTATAAGATACCAATACAATGGCCAACAAGCCGGGATTTTGTGTGGCGGAGCAATGTGAACCATACACGACTTGCTGAAGTCAAAGGAGGACAAAATTGGGTACATGAGAAGAATCAACTCTGGTGGTTCCCAGGTGGTGGTACCCATTTCAAACATGGGGCCCCTGAGTATATTCAAAG GGTAGGAAATATGACTACAAGTGAGACAGGTGATCTGCGTTCTGCAGGGGTAGTTCAGGTTTTGGATGTTGGTTGTGGGGTTGCCAGCTTCTCTGCTTACCTTCTCCCACTGGATATTCAAACAATGTCCTTTGCTCCCAAAGATGGACATGAGAATCAAATTCAATTTGCATTGGAGCGAGGAATTGGTACAATGATCTCTGCTTTAGCCACAAAGCAACTACCATATCCCAGTAGCTCCTTTGAGATGGTTCACTGTTCAAGGTGTCGTGTCGATTGGCATGAGAATG ATGGGATTTTACTCAAAGAAGTGAATCGCCTTCTGCGATCTAATGGGTACTTTGTCTATTCGGCTCCACCTGCATATAGGAAGGATAAAGACTATCCATTGATTTGGAATAAGTTGGTAAATCTGACTTCAGCAATGTGCTGGAAACTCATTGCTCGAAAAGTTCAAACAGCAATCTGGGTTAAACAAGAAAATCAGGCATGCCTTCTGGACAATGCCGAGCAGAAACTTTTGAACATATGTGATGCTGTCAATGATTCTAAACCATCATGGAATACACCAATGAGGAACTGTATACAAGTAATTAGTGGACAAACAAATATTCAGAAACTCCATACTAGGGCAGAGCGTCTTTCTGTGTATTCACAGAGTCTCAGCAAAATAG ATATTAATGAAAAGGAATTTAGTTCAGACACTTTGTTTTGGCAAGATCAAGTTAGCCTTTACTGGAGGTTGATGAATATTAGTAAGACAGAAATACGAAATGTCATGGACATGAATGCTTTCTGTGGTGGATTTGCCGTGGCTTTGAATACCTTGCCTGTTTGGGTGATGAATATAGTTCCTGTAAGCACGAAGAATACCCTGTCTGCTATTTATGACCGAGGACTGATTGGTGCTTTCCATGATTG GTGTGAACCGTTCTCAACTTATCCACGCACATACGATCTGCTGCATGCGGACcatcttttctctctatatAATAACAAGGTAGAAGGTTGCTTACTGGAGGATATCATGCTGGAGATGGACCGTATGATAAGGCCCCAG ggatttattattattagagatGTGGAATCCATCGCATCAAGAATCCAAGATCTTGCTCCCAAATTTCTATGGGAGGTTACATCACATATggcaaaaaacaaagaaagcaatGCAGAAACTGTGTTATTATGCAGAAAGAAGTTTTGGGCAATTGTCTAA